A window from Leptothermofonsia sichuanensis E412 encodes these proteins:
- the rlmN gene encoding 23S rRNA (adenine(2503)-C(2))-methyltransferase RlmN, with amino-acid sequence MTLLTQPSPAETPQTPTIPLLGQSLAELTEWVQQQGQPAYRGKQLHDWIYQKGVRSLSDISVFPKQWRSELESVLVGRSTLHYRSPAPDGTVKFLLRLADGNIIETVGIPTFREETRDNRRAFTKNHPSPSSPLSHPSLSRLTVCVSSQVGCPMACDFCATGKGGFLRNLATHEIVDQVLTVQEDFQQRVSNIVFMGMGEPLLNTDHVLSAVRCLNQDIGIGQRQITISTVGIPGHIRRLAAYNLQATLAVSLHASNQEIREQLIPSARRYPLEALLEECRDYVRLTGRRVSFEYILLAGLNDCPEHAIELAGHLRGFQSHVNLIPYNPIKEVDYKRPDSRRIQAFVNALKAHHIAVSVRRSRGLQADAACGQLRASEMK; translated from the coding sequence ATGACACTACTGACCCAACCCTCCCCTGCGGAAACACCCCAAACCCCTACTATTCCTCTCCTTGGTCAATCTCTGGCAGAGTTAACCGAGTGGGTGCAGCAGCAGGGACAGCCAGCGTACCGGGGCAAACAACTGCATGACTGGATTTACCAGAAAGGAGTGAGATCGCTCTCCGATATCTCCGTTTTTCCCAAACAGTGGCGATCAGAGTTGGAATCTGTACTTGTGGGGCGATCGACCCTGCACTATCGCTCCCCCGCCCCCGATGGCACCGTCAAATTCCTGCTCCGCCTCGCCGATGGCAACATTATTGAAACCGTTGGCATTCCAACCTTCAGAGAGGAGACGAGAGACAACAGGCGGGCCTTCACCAAAAATCATCCTTCTCCCTCCTCCCCCCTCTCTCATCCCTCCCTCTCCCGCCTCACCGTCTGCGTCTCCTCCCAGGTTGGTTGCCCAATGGCATGTGATTTTTGTGCCACCGGCAAAGGAGGCTTTCTGCGGAATCTGGCAACCCACGAAATTGTGGATCAGGTGCTGACTGTGCAGGAAGACTTTCAACAGCGGGTCAGTAACATTGTCTTTATGGGCATGGGCGAACCTCTGCTGAATACAGATCACGTACTGTCAGCCGTTCGGTGTCTGAACCAGGATATTGGGATCGGGCAACGCCAGATCACCATTTCAACTGTAGGCATTCCCGGACATATCCGCCGGCTGGCAGCGTATAACCTGCAAGCGACGCTGGCGGTGAGTTTGCATGCCTCTAATCAGGAAATTCGGGAACAACTCATTCCCAGTGCCCGCCGTTATCCCCTGGAAGCCCTGTTAGAGGAATGCCGGGATTATGTGCGGCTTACTGGTCGCCGGGTCAGCTTTGAATACATTCTGCTGGCAGGGCTGAATGACTGCCCTGAACACGCGATTGAACTGGCAGGACATTTGCGCGGCTTCCAGAGCCACGTCAATTTGATTCCCTACAATCCTATCAAGGAAGTAGACTACAAACGCCCGGATAGTCGCCGTATTCAAGCCTTTGTCAATGCCCTCAAAGCCCATCATATTGCTGTCAGTGTCCGCCGCTCTCGCGGACTTCAAGCAGATGCCGCCTGTGGCCAACTCCGCGCTTCTGAAATGAAGTAA
- a CDS encoding glycosyltransferase, which yields MHIAYLVNQYPKVSHSFIRREILAVEACGVAVSRFSIRSLDAELVDGADRQEFEKTRFVLGGGVARLLVSLIQIGLTRPQPFLKAVQLVFKVGWKSDRGMIIHLAYLAEACVLLKWFAGAKVNHVHAHFGTNSTTVAMLCHVLGGPSYSFTVHGPEEFDKPAAIALTEKINRAAFVVAVCSFGKSQLFRWCDYRQWSKIQVIRCGVDQTFLAQPAIPIPPQPRFVCVARLSEQKGHLMLIEAASQLAREGHSFKLILVGDGPLRGQIEAMIAQLGLQDQVEITGWATNADVQQQLIKAQVMVLPSFAEGLPVGIMESLALCRPVISTYIAGIPELVEPGKCGWLVPSGSVDALANAMRMALQTPVEELERMGKNGAELVARYHDAATEAQKLVELFQTCAKGDPG from the coding sequence ATGCATATTGCCTATCTGGTCAACCAGTACCCCAAGGTCAGCCACAGTTTTATCCGTCGAGAAATCCTTGCTGTGGAAGCCTGTGGGGTTGCAGTGAGCCGATTTTCCATTCGATCGCTGGATGCAGAACTGGTAGATGGGGCGGATCGGCAGGAGTTTGAGAAAACACGCTTTGTCCTGGGAGGTGGAGTAGCCAGGCTGCTGGTTAGCCTGATCCAGATTGGATTGACCAGACCGCAACCGTTTTTGAAGGCGGTACAACTGGTGTTCAAAGTCGGTTGGAAGTCAGACCGGGGGATGATAATTCACCTGGCTTACTTAGCAGAAGCCTGCGTTTTGCTGAAGTGGTTTGCCGGGGCAAAGGTGAACCATGTTCATGCTCACTTTGGCACCAACTCCACCACCGTAGCCATGCTATGCCATGTCCTGGGAGGACCATCCTACAGTTTCACGGTTCATGGGCCCGAAGAGTTTGATAAGCCAGCCGCGATCGCCCTGACAGAGAAAATCAACCGGGCAGCATTTGTTGTCGCGGTCTGTTCCTTTGGCAAAAGTCAGCTTTTTCGCTGGTGTGACTACAGGCAGTGGTCCAAGATTCAGGTCATTCGCTGTGGCGTAGACCAGACATTTCTGGCTCAACCGGCCATTCCCATTCCACCCCAACCCCGGTTTGTTTGTGTTGCCCGGTTGAGTGAGCAGAAAGGGCACCTGATGCTGATTGAAGCTGCCAGCCAACTTGCCCGTGAGGGACACTCATTCAAATTGATTCTGGTGGGAGATGGTCCCCTGCGGGGACAAATTGAAGCCATGATTGCCCAACTCGGTTTGCAAGATCAGGTTGAGATTACAGGCTGGGCAACCAATGCAGACGTTCAGCAACAGCTCATCAAGGCTCAGGTGATGGTGCTCCCCAGTTTTGCAGAAGGTTTACCCGTTGGGATTATGGAATCTCTGGCACTCTGCCGCCCGGTCATCAGCACCTACATTGCCGGGATTCCAGAACTGGTGGAACCGGGAAAGTGCGGCTGGTTAGTGCCTTCTGGCTCTGTTGATGCGCTGGCAAATGCGATGCGAATGGCATTACAAACGCCTGTAGAAGAACTGGAGCGCATGGGCAAAAACGGCGCTGAACTGGTGGCCAGATATCATGATGCCGCAACCGAAGCTCAGAAACTGGTCGAGCTTTTTCAAACCTGTGCAAAAGGCGATCCGGGTTAA
- the hemC gene encoding hydroxymethylbilane synthase, translating into MTLSASPTVSSSSRTIRIGSRKSQLALVQTYWVQEHLQKAFPDRTFEVQTMSTHGDKILDVALAKIGDKGLFTKELEIGMLNGDIDFAVHSLKDLPTRLPEGLVLGCVTERENPADALVVHASHRDKQLDTLPEGAVIGTSSLRRLAQLRHHYPHLSFKDVRGNLNTRLAKLDAGEYDALILAVAGLQRLEMADRIHQVIPAEVSLHAVGQGALGIECRADDTEVLELLKALEHLPTTHRCYAERAFLRELEGGCQVPIGVNTTLDGDTLTLIGIVASLDGQRLVKDRITGPAIEAERLGTELAQRLRQQGAQEILDEILATVQRG; encoded by the coding sequence ATGACACTGTCTGCATCGCCGACTGTTTCCAGCTCCAGTCGCACTATTCGCATTGGTTCCCGCAAAAGCCAACTGGCATTGGTTCAGACTTATTGGGTCCAGGAGCACTTGCAGAAGGCATTTCCCGATCGCACTTTTGAAGTGCAAACCATGAGTACCCACGGCGATAAAATCCTGGATGTTGCCCTGGCAAAAATCGGTGATAAGGGGTTGTTTACCAAAGAATTGGAAATAGGGATGCTGAATGGCGACATTGATTTTGCCGTTCATTCCCTTAAAGATCTACCGACCCGATTGCCTGAAGGTCTGGTGTTGGGTTGTGTGACTGAACGGGAAAACCCGGCTGATGCCCTGGTTGTCCACGCAAGCCATCGAGATAAGCAATTAGATACGTTGCCAGAAGGAGCCGTAATTGGTACCTCTTCCCTCCGGAGGCTGGCACAATTGCGTCATCATTATCCCCACCTCAGCTTTAAGGACGTGCGGGGTAACCTCAATACCCGTCTTGCCAAGCTGGATGCGGGTGAGTATGATGCCCTGATTCTGGCAGTGGCAGGTTTGCAACGCCTGGAAATGGCAGATCGGATTCATCAGGTGATTCCCGCAGAAGTTTCCCTCCATGCGGTCGGTCAGGGTGCCCTGGGAATTGAGTGCCGTGCCGATGATACGGAGGTGTTGGAGTTACTGAAAGCCCTGGAACACCTGCCAACTACCCACCGCTGCTATGCAGAAAGGGCTTTCCTGCGAGAACTGGAAGGGGGCTGTCAGGTACCGATTGGGGTCAATACAACTCTGGATGGGGATACCCTTACTCTGATAGGGATTGTTGCCAGTTTAGACGGGCAAAGGCTGGTCAAAGATCGCATTACAGGACCAGCGATCGAGGCTGAAAGGCTGGGTACAGAACTGGCTCAACGGCTTCGTCAGCAGGGAGCACAGGAAATTCTAGATGAAATCCTGGCAACAGTTCAGAGAGGCTAG
- the menH gene encoding 2-succinyl-6-hydroxy-2,4-cyclohexadiene-1-carboxylate synthase: MPYHFHALIQGDPGLPVVLFLHGFLGSSRDFEPVMAQLSDQFCCIALDLPGHGQTAVEGGDDLYRMPDTANALVDWLDEHRIPTCLLVGYSMGGRLALYLAIHFAHRFPKVILESASPGLKTEPEQQARLQRDRALADQLAADFPAFLTGWYGQPLFQSLQQHAAFGAMLERRWQNRPDELAKSLRSLGTGNQPSLWERLKSHRQPLLLLVGEGDRKFCRINQEMATHCPTAQLEIIPGCSHVVHLECPTGFTRHIRDFYGTFPPKQPSKEALPPVLLGKELC, from the coding sequence ATGCCCTATCATTTCCATGCCCTAATTCAGGGGGATCCCGGCTTACCCGTAGTTTTATTTCTGCATGGTTTTTTGGGGAGTAGCCGAGATTTTGAGCCGGTCATGGCTCAGTTGTCGGACCAGTTTTGTTGTATTGCATTGGATTTGCCCGGTCACGGTCAGACAGCGGTGGAGGGCGGGGACGATCTCTACAGGATGCCTGACACCGCTAATGCCCTGGTCGATTGGTTAGATGAACACAGAATTCCCACCTGCCTGCTGGTTGGATACTCAATGGGGGGGCGGTTGGCACTGTATCTGGCGATCCATTTTGCCCATCGATTTCCTAAAGTCATTTTGGAGTCGGCTTCTCCTGGGCTAAAAACAGAGCCAGAACAACAGGCACGGTTGCAGCGCGATCGCGCTCTGGCAGATCAATTGGCAGCAGATTTTCCTGCGTTTTTGACTGGCTGGTATGGGCAACCTCTGTTCCAGTCATTACAGCAACATGCAGCATTTGGGGCAATGCTGGAGCGGCGATGGCAGAACCGCCCCGACGAACTGGCAAAGTCTCTCCGCTCTCTGGGTACGGGCAACCAACCTTCTTTGTGGGAACGGCTGAAGTCCCATCGTCAACCCCTGTTGCTGCTGGTGGGAGAAGGCGATCGCAAATTTTGCAGGATTAACCAGGAAATGGCGACCCATTGCCCAACCGCCCAACTAGAAATTATTCCAGGATGCAGCCATGTAGTCCACCTGGAGTGCCCTACTGGTTTTACCAGACACATACGCGATTTTTACGGAACTTTTCCCCCCAAACAGCCTTCTAAAGAGGCATTACCCCCCGTATTGCTTGGTAAAGAACTATGTTAA
- a CDS encoding YebC/PmpR family DNA-binding transcriptional regulator yields MAGHSKWANIKRQKARVDAVKGKVFTKIAREIIVAARNGADPDGNFQLRTAIEKAKAAGIPNDNIERAIAKGSGKLGLDNAALEAIRYEGYGPGGVAVLIEALTDNRNRTAADLRVAFSKNGGNLGETGCVGWMFDQKGVVEVSFTPQESGRKRRNEPTIEVNEEDLLEAFLEGGADTYELLEGEQGMAAEALTDPANLETLSQTLKDRGYNVSRVELRWIPNNTVEISDSDQARSLMKLMDALEDLDDVQNVTANFEMSDELMALSIV; encoded by the coding sequence ATGGCAGGACACAGTAAGTGGGCGAATATTAAGCGCCAGAAAGCGCGGGTAGATGCGGTTAAAGGCAAGGTTTTCACTAAGATTGCACGAGAAATTATTGTTGCCGCTCGTAATGGGGCTGACCCGGATGGCAACTTTCAACTGCGAACGGCGATCGAAAAGGCAAAGGCCGCCGGAATTCCGAATGACAACATTGAGCGGGCGATCGCGAAAGGGTCCGGTAAACTGGGTCTTGATAATGCTGCCCTGGAAGCCATTCGCTACGAGGGTTACGGTCCCGGTGGCGTTGCTGTTTTAATCGAAGCCCTGACCGATAACCGCAATCGCACCGCTGCCGATCTGCGGGTGGCCTTCAGCAAAAATGGTGGCAACCTGGGAGAGACTGGCTGTGTTGGATGGATGTTTGACCAAAAGGGCGTTGTTGAAGTGTCCTTTACCCCCCAGGAAAGTGGGCGCAAACGTCGCAATGAACCCACTATCGAGGTCAATGAAGAAGATCTTCTGGAGGCATTTTTAGAAGGGGGAGCCGATACCTACGAACTGCTGGAAGGAGAACAGGGGATGGCGGCTGAAGCCCTGACCGATCCCGCCAACCTGGAAACCCTGAGCCAGACCCTTAAAGACAGGGGCTATAACGTCAGCCGCGTAGAACTCCGCTGGATTCCCAACAACACCGTTGAAATCAGTGATTCGGACCAGGCCCGCTCTCTGATGAAACTGATGGATGCCCTGGAGGACCTGGATGATGTCCAGAACGTCACGGCTAATTTTGAGATGAGTGATGAACTGATGGCGCTCAGTATTGTGTAA
- a CDS encoding DUF2808 domain-containing protein — protein sequence MRSRLFILLFTVTSVLWQPRAVTLEQRTGSWITGNRLDTIHTLNRRNHPTVQLTQSHPQKVNVIAHNGTVYFTMTLPQRADRRFETLSFVFTQPGQPSQMLPLPLDPSSIRVFMGTVEQQGPAIALAGTWVDETGVLWVGFNPSLPSGSLLTVAIKPRSALSETSYQYGIAAYLETTRVPILVGDGILRTFQ from the coding sequence ATGCGATCGCGGCTTTTCATTCTGCTGTTTACTGTAACCAGTGTCCTTTGGCAGCCACGGGCAGTAACCCTTGAACAGCGCACAGGGTCCTGGATTACAGGCAACCGCCTGGACACCATTCACACCCTTAACCGAAGGAACCATCCAACGGTCCAGTTGACTCAATCCCATCCTCAAAAGGTGAATGTGATTGCCCACAATGGCACCGTTTACTTCACCATGACCCTGCCCCAACGGGCAGACAGGCGATTTGAAACACTCTCGTTTGTGTTCACCCAACCTGGTCAGCCCAGCCAGATGCTCCCGCTGCCCCTCGATCCATCGAGTATCCGGGTGTTTATGGGAACGGTGGAGCAGCAGGGACCGGCGATCGCCCTGGCGGGAACCTGGGTCGATGAAACAGGCGTCCTTTGGGTTGGGTTTAATCCGTCTCTGCCGTCAGGTAGCCTCCTGACTGTGGCAATCAAACCCAGGAGTGCCCTTTCTGAAACAAGTTACCAGTACGGGATTGCCGCCTATCTCGAAACAACCCGTGTTCCCATCCTGGTTGGGGATGGAATACTGCGGACTTTTCAGTAG
- a CDS encoding CHRD domain-containing protein gives MAGLDHEHNLTHQSHTTVANPLLTPSHADHSTAPSVGSSLQESELEKSLNDVLAPDEKQPLTSTPDDHNHGPVVGKFELHIGLDQVDSPRSLDPKKVVRDASFVDNLGTRGDYLNPRGGNNVVIGSGDSDIIRGTGRGFNTITTGTGRDTIILGKETTNRIFDFDPASDRFALHGIHPKDIVIAQGKNPGKGGLEQPLDAVTNTLIIDKKTGHILASLAFVKSSDISEKHFVKNSAQAEASLLNHKKLGFKTQRGSGQLTGTRGRDRLIGNSGDNFLYVGDDGFKFNTARGGGGTEFPFPTDSSGTSQLTTALKNGVLRINGTYENFDGFPLFSQGETTIDPNAKILNGSNPQALVEGFLRVPKDVEGNPISGTHLHFSPAGDSRGNFADATVVRFFENTPIDAKSGTINGEFKLTPAEQAALLAGNFYVNIHTNIDGDGDGRAGFPTGENRLNLNRNVVQFA, from the coding sequence ATGGCAGGACTTGATCACGAACACAATCTGACCCATCAGTCTCATACCACAGTTGCCAATCCCTTACTCACCCCATCCCATGCAGACCATTCGACAGCTCCCTCTGTTGGCTCTTCTTTGCAAGAGTCGGAACTGGAAAAGTCACTGAATGATGTTCTGGCACCGGATGAGAAACAGCCGCTCACATCAACGCCTGATGACCATAATCATGGTCCGGTCGTAGGCAAGTTTGAGCTTCACATTGGGTTGGATCAGGTGGATTCGCCCAGAAGCCTGGATCCTAAAAAAGTAGTCCGTGATGCCTCATTTGTAGACAACCTGGGTACCAGGGGGGACTATCTCAACCCTAGAGGGGGCAATAATGTGGTGATTGGTTCAGGAGATAGCGATATTATTCGAGGCACTGGTCGTGGATTTAATACCATTACCACCGGGACTGGCAGAGATACTATCATTCTGGGCAAGGAAACAACCAACCGAATTTTTGATTTCGATCCGGCCAGCGATCGCTTTGCACTTCATGGGATTCATCCTAAAGACATTGTGATTGCCCAGGGGAAAAATCCTGGTAAAGGGGGGCTGGAGCAACCGCTGGATGCTGTTACAAATACATTGATTATCGACAAAAAGACAGGGCACATTCTCGCATCTCTGGCATTTGTGAAGTCTAGCGATATTTCCGAGAAACACTTTGTCAAAAACTCTGCCCAGGCAGAAGCCAGCCTCCTCAACCACAAAAAATTGGGTTTCAAAACCCAGCGGGGCAGTGGACAACTGACAGGCACCCGGGGACGCGATCGCCTGATTGGGAATTCTGGAGATAACTTCCTCTATGTGGGTGATGACGGTTTTAAGTTCAATACAGCCAGGGGGGGAGGCGGCACCGAGTTTCCCTTCCCAACTGACAGTTCTGGAACATCTCAACTGACAACCGCCTTAAAGAATGGAGTCCTGCGCATCAATGGGACCTATGAAAACTTCGATGGGTTTCCCCTCTTCAGCCAGGGCGAAACAACGATTGATCCAAACGCGAAAATTCTCAATGGCTCAAACCCGCAAGCCCTAGTTGAAGGGTTCTTAAGGGTGCCCAAAGATGTGGAGGGGAATCCCATTTCTGGAACTCACCTGCACTTTAGTCCTGCCGGGGACAGTCGCGGTAACTTTGCCGATGCGACCGTGGTGCGCTTCTTTGAAAATACGCCAATTGATGCCAAGTCTGGCACTATCAACGGGGAATTTAAGCTCACACCAGCGGAACAGGCAGCATTGCTGGCAGGTAATTTCTACGTCAACATTCATACCAATATTGACGGTGATGGTGATGGGAGAGCAGGCTTCCCAACCGGGGAAAACCGGCTCAACCTGAATCGGAATGTGGTGCAGTTTGCTTGA
- a CDS encoding ATP-binding protein: protein MHPFSSSISPDFLLHQAPIGILHLGLEGGISSANPVFCKLTGYTETQLRHLDNRAISHPEDFAIEMRMLHQMMEETLHHYTIQKRYRCCDGTFVWTEVKVCLVENGETGEGRLLAFVTDLSDRRLAEQEIHQRRERETLLNDISAQIRSTLDLQTILRVAVQRLRQALETDRVLAYQLFPDNSGICLAEDVSAPYPAMLGLTLPSECIPPAYLDAYRQGRLWSTPDVHNAQLADCYQGMLTQFRVRGMIASAIVSMDDALEPQHRTLWGLLVAHHCRGPRSWTQDEQQLVRAVANQIAMALEQTRLLHQLQLYTHELEERVNQRTQSLQRSLQFEQLIRSLTETMRKDLDEDQMLKAAVQGLVNTLNLDGCISSLFNASTSCLEVRYEFFKEAIHPWQPLINQSFPLTDWSEECCQHLLNRKTYMAQVPIAPPAAQQHIDPTLERFSETLSAGQPLSQILTTVMSPIIDDQGLIGVLTIFQLQPRQFEPDEINLIEQVASQCAIALRQAHLSRQEHEQRLSAEYFRSFLDKSTDIFVEYDSQLRYISINPAGCALLGLPAAAIIGKTNRELLGSFADELDPLIQQAFDTREKVFVDHEMTFPHSGVRVFETTYAPITSRSGMVQRVIGVWRDVTEFKHQWQLLETRNHQLAETTRLKEEFVATTSHELRTPLTAILGFSNVLLQEFFGELNPKQKDYLERIHASGQHLLDLINDILDLSRLEADRLELDLQTIFVPDVCEGVIGLIQERAVNQGLEVRVDIDPRVDWMVADPRRLKQMLLNLLTNAVKFTPAGSIGLTVYTQPLLTTSRNTAGSIDSSHRFPASPLSGVIHFQVWDTGIGITEDDQQRLFAPFSQIDSSLSRKHQGTGLGLVITRKLAELHGGTVQLESTPDQGTRFTISLPLRAGN, encoded by the coding sequence ATGCATCCATTTTCTTCCTCTATCTCACCAGACTTTTTGTTGCATCAGGCTCCAATTGGCATTCTGCACCTTGGTCTGGAAGGAGGCATTTCCAGCGCAAATCCGGTATTCTGCAAGTTAACGGGTTATACAGAGACCCAACTTCGCCATCTAGACAACCGGGCAATTTCCCATCCAGAAGATTTTGCCATCGAGATGCGAATGCTCCATCAGATGATGGAAGAGACGCTGCACCACTACACCATACAGAAGCGCTATCGCTGTTGTGATGGCACATTTGTTTGGACTGAGGTTAAGGTCTGTCTGGTTGAAAATGGGGAAACGGGGGAAGGAAGGCTCCTGGCTTTTGTGACTGATTTGAGCGATCGCCGGCTGGCAGAACAGGAAATTCATCAACGCCGTGAGCGAGAAACTCTGCTGAATGATATTTCTGCCCAGATCCGTTCCACCCTGGATTTACAAACCATTTTGCGCGTTGCCGTTCAGCGTCTACGCCAGGCTCTCGAAACCGATCGAGTTCTGGCTTACCAACTCTTTCCTGACAATAGCGGCATCTGTCTGGCAGAAGATGTCTCTGCTCCCTACCCTGCGATGTTGGGGCTGACTCTGCCATCAGAATGTATTCCCCCTGCCTATCTCGACGCCTATCGCCAGGGGCGACTATGGAGCACGCCAGATGTTCACAATGCCCAACTGGCGGACTGCTATCAGGGTATGTTAACGCAGTTCCGGGTTCGCGGCATGATTGCCTCGGCGATTGTCAGTATGGATGACGCATTGGAACCCCAACATCGCACTCTGTGGGGCTTGCTGGTGGCTCACCACTGTCGGGGTCCCCGCTCGTGGACACAGGATGAGCAGCAGCTTGTACGGGCCGTTGCCAACCAGATCGCCATGGCTCTGGAGCAGACTCGCCTACTGCATCAACTTCAGCTCTATACCCACGAACTGGAAGAACGGGTTAACCAGCGGACCCAATCCCTTCAGCGATCGCTTCAATTTGAGCAGTTGATCCGTAGTTTGACGGAAACCATGCGGAAGGATCTGGACGAAGACCAGATGTTGAAAGCGGCTGTTCAAGGTCTGGTCAACACTCTCAATCTGGATGGTTGCATTTCCAGTCTGTTTAATGCTTCGACCAGTTGTTTAGAGGTTCGTTATGAATTCTTCAAGGAAGCCATTCATCCATGGCAGCCCCTCATCAACCAGTCCTTTCCACTCACCGACTGGTCTGAAGAGTGCTGTCAGCATTTGCTGAACCGTAAAACTTACATGGCCCAGGTTCCCATTGCCCCTCCTGCCGCGCAACAGCATATCGACCCCACGCTAGAGCGATTTAGCGAGACGTTATCGGCAGGTCAGCCCCTATCTCAGATTCTGACTACAGTCATGAGTCCCATCATCGATGATCAGGGATTAATTGGTGTACTGACTATTTTTCAACTCCAGCCCCGGCAGTTTGAACCGGATGAAATTAACCTGATTGAACAGGTTGCCAGTCAATGCGCGATCGCGCTGCGTCAGGCTCACCTTTCTCGTCAGGAACATGAACAACGGCTCAGTGCCGAATATTTCCGCTCTTTCCTGGATAAATCCACGGATATTTTTGTTGAATACGACTCACAACTCCGCTACATCTCGATTAACCCCGCAGGGTGCGCTCTTTTAGGGCTACCGGCAGCGGCGATTATTGGCAAAACCAATCGAGAATTACTGGGTTCCTTTGCAGATGAGCTAGATCCACTGATTCAGCAGGCATTTGATACCAGGGAAAAGGTCTTTGTTGACCATGAAATGACCTTTCCCCACAGCGGTGTACGTGTTTTTGAAACGACCTATGCTCCCATTACCAGCCGCTCAGGAATGGTTCAACGGGTGATTGGAGTGTGGCGAGATGTGACCGAGTTTAAGCACCAGTGGCAACTGCTAGAAACCCGTAACCACCAGCTTGCAGAAACCACCCGGCTTAAGGAAGAATTTGTCGCCACTACCAGTCATGAACTACGAACCCCACTTACGGCCATCCTGGGGTTTTCGAATGTGTTGCTACAGGAGTTTTTTGGAGAACTCAACCCCAAACAAAAAGACTACCTGGAACGAATTCACGCCAGTGGTCAACATCTCCTGGATCTAATCAATGATATCCTCGATCTTTCCCGTCTGGAAGCCGATCGCCTGGAACTGGATCTGCAAACCATCTTTGTCCCTGATGTTTGTGAAGGGGTGATTGGGCTGATCCAGGAGCGGGCAGTGAACCAGGGTCTGGAGGTCAGGGTTGACATTGACCCCAGGGTTGACTGGATGGTTGCCGATCCCAGACGGCTTAAACAAATGCTGCTCAATCTACTAACCAATGCAGTCAAATTTACTCCAGCGGGCAGCATTGGGTTGACGGTCTATACTCAACCCTTACTCACCACTTCCAGAAACACTGCTGGCTCCATCGACTCCAGCCATCGATTTCCGGCCTCTCCGCTGTCAGGGGTGATTCACTTCCAGGTATGGGATACAGGAATTGGCATTACCGAAGACGATCAGCAACGTCTTTTTGCCCCTTTTTCCCAAATTGACAGTTCCCTCTCCCGTAAGCATCAGGGAACTGGGCTGGGGTTGGTAATTACCCGTAAACTGGCAGAACTGCATGGCGGTACTGTTCAGTTAGAGTCCACTCCAGACCAGGGCACCAGGTTTACTATTTCTCTACCCTTAAGAGCAGGGAATTAG
- the cobS gene encoding adenosylcobinamide-GDP ribazoletransferase: MINRFCRKITNAAKSTLELSVSTLLGAIAFYTCIPIPQHWRLEFNGIARWISVVGLLIGGVLGLLDWGLTWLGMPTLVRSTLVIAAWVGITGGLHLDGAMDSADGLAVPDPRRRLSVMADSHTGAFGVMAAGLILLLKTTALASLDSDRWLALLAVTSWARWGQLVAIARYPYLRPNGKGALHKAAINSTLEAVPSLWLLLGLSGLHLFLNPQQWVAAGTMAIGGGAIALLTGAWFNHKLGGHTGDTYGATVEWTESLLLCLLTVVWK, from the coding sequence ATGATAAATCGCTTTTGCAGAAAAATAACAAATGCCGCCAAAAGTACTCTGGAACTATCGGTTTCTACGCTGCTGGGGGCGATCGCGTTCTACACCTGTATCCCTATCCCCCAGCATTGGAGACTGGAGTTTAACGGCATTGCGCGCTGGATTTCGGTGGTGGGGCTGTTAATCGGTGGGGTGCTGGGGCTGTTGGACTGGGGGCTGACCTGGTTGGGAATGCCGACTCTGGTACGGAGTACTCTGGTGATTGCTGCCTGGGTTGGCATCACGGGTGGACTTCACCTGGACGGTGCGATGGATTCTGCTGATGGACTGGCAGTGCCTGACCCGCGGCGGCGCCTGTCTGTGATGGCGGACAGTCACACCGGGGCATTTGGGGTCATGGCCGCGGGGTTAATCCTGCTGCTCAAGACGACTGCGCTGGCCAGTCTGGACTCCGATCGCTGGCTGGCATTGCTGGCTGTGACCAGTTGGGCACGATGGGGACAGTTGGTGGCGATCGCTCGCTATCCCTATCTCAGACCCAATGGTAAAGGGGCACTTCATAAAGCCGCGATCAATTCCACTTTAGAGGCGGTTCCCAGTTTATGGCTGCTTCTGGGGCTGAGTGGGTTGCATTTATTTCTAAATCCCCAGCAATGGGTTGCGGCGGGCACAATGGCAATTGGCGGGGGGGCGATCGCCCTCCTCACCGGAGCCTGGTTTAATCACAAACTGGGTGGGCACACTGGTGATACCTATGGAGCCACGGTTGAGTGGACAGAGTCCCTGTTGTTATGCCTTTTGACAGTGGTTTGGAAATAG